A segment of the Thiohalomonas denitrificans genome:
TGGTCAGTGCTGCGTCGTCGACGTACTGTCCGGTACTCCTGGTTTCACCGTTGCCCGCGCAGCCACCTGCAAGCAGCATGACCAGCGTGAGCATTATCACCACCGGAATTCGTTCCGAGATCCGTTTCATCGCCCCACTCTCCGTGTTATTGCGGATATAGGGAGTGTAGACGACAGAAACGGGAAGTCCGCGGGGTGATTATTGAAAGGGGCGGCAGAGGTTGCGATTCGGAGGGTGCCATCGTCCAAGACGCCGGACTTTTGCACGCACCGCTCTGACAGGCTGTTTGAAAAAGGTTTTTGTCCCTTCTCCCTGAGGGAGAAGGTTAGGTCGAGGGGGTATGAATTAGTAGCTTACCTTTATTGAGCCCCCTAACCCCGGCCTCTCCCTCGGGGAGAGGGAGTTTTTCAACGCCTGCTAGTGCACCGCGGCGTCGACGTTGCGCTGTAGCCAAAGCTCGAGCAGGGCAAGGTGCCAGAGCTTGCTGCCGCGAAGCCGGGTGAAATGCCGGTCCGGTTCAGCGAACAGCTTCTCGACGTAGGCACGGTCGAATACCCCACGCTCACGACAGGCCTGTGAATCGAGGATATCGTGCATGAAATCGAGAAAGTCGCCGCGCACGTACTTGAGTGCCGGCATCGGGAAGTAGCCCTTGGGACGATCGATCACCGCATCGGGAACCAGACCGCGAGCGATGCGCTTCAGGGCATATTTATGGTCATCACCATTCGGCCCCAGCTTCATCGAGGGCGGCGCCTGCATGGCCAGCTCCACCAGTTCGTGGTCCAGGAATGGCACACGCGCCTCCAGCCCCCAGGCCATGGTCATATTGTCCACCCGCTTGACCGGGTCATCGACGATCAGGGTGGTTACATCCATGCGCAGCACCCGGTCGATAAAGGTATCGGCACCCGGGGCCGCCAGCAGTCGCTCGATGCTTTGCGAGGTATAGTCCCCCCCGCGAAACGCCGGTGTCACCATCTCCAGAAACTCTTCGTGAGGCCGGTCGAAGTAATGCCGGGCGAAGCGCTCCAGGTCGGACCCCGACTCGGCATCCATCAAGGGGTACCAGAAGTAGCCACCGAAGACCTCATCGGCCCCCTGCCCGCTCTGCACCACCTTCACCTCCTGCGAGACCCGCTCACCCAGCAGGTAAAAGGCAACCGCATCCTGGCCCACCATCGGTTCGGCCATCTGCTCCACCGCTTCCGGCAGGCGGGTGAGGACCTGTTCATTGGGTATGTTGTACTTGTGGTGACGGGTGCCGTATTCCTCCACCACCAGGTCCGAGAATTCAAACTCGCTGCCCTTCTCCTCCGGCTGATCCTCGAACCCTACCGAAAACGTCAGAATGTCCTCGACTCCCTGTTCGGCCAGCAGCGCCACCAGCAGGCTGGAATCCAGACCACCGGAGAGCAGGACGCCGACGGGCACATCCGCCACCTCCAGGCGCCGGCGCACCGAATTGCGCAGGGACTCATGGATTGCCTCCAGCCACTCCTCTTCACTGCGCGGTACGGGCGGCCGGGAGGCGTAGAGATCCCAGTAGCGGCGTTCGCGGACCCCACCCTCGGTATCGATACTCATCGAGGTGCCCGGCGCCAGCTTGCGAATCCCTTTGAGGATCGTACGCGGCGCAGGAATCACGGCATGCAGGGTGAATTGATGGTGGAGGCCGACCGGGTCGATATCCCTATCCACTCCGCCCGAGGCCAGCAGTGCCTGGGTATTGGAAGCGAAGCGCAACTCACCGTCCGCCAGGGCGTAATAGAGTGGCTTGATACCGAAGCGATCGCGGGCCAGAAACAGCCGCTGGCGGCGGATATCCCACACGGCAAAGGCAAACATCCCGTGCAGACGCTCGACGCACTGCTCCCCCCAGGCCGCATAGGCCTTGAGAATAACCTCGGTGTCGCCATCGGAAAAGAAACGGAAGCCGGCCCCCTGCAATTCCCTGCGCAGTTCCGGATAGTTGTAGATGGTGCCGTTGAACACCACCACCAGCTCCAGCTCAGCGTCATGCATCGGCTGATCGGAGCGTTCCGAGAGGTCGATAATCGAGAGCCGCCGGTGTCCGAAGGCCAGAGGTCCGTCCGAATAACTGCCCTCGTGGTCCGGCCCGCGCCGCTCCAGACGATGCAGCATCCGGCCGAGCCGTCCCAGATCGGGGGGCTGGCCATCAAAACGAAGTTCACCACAGATTCCACACATATCTTTGCCTATTGGGTCTTAACCACGGAGAACACGGAGATGGCACGGGGTCTACTCTCCACGGTTTTATCGCTGTTCGACTCGAAGAAGATTCCGTACCGACTCGACGCCGGGCACGGCAGCGGCCAGACGAGCAGCTCGCCGTGCTGTGTCGCGGTCGGGGACCTTTCCGCTAAGAGTGACCCGGCCCCGTTCGGTCCGTACCGTAATGGGCATGGCCGGTATTTGCGGATGATGAACAAGGGCCCGGGTCACAGCGGCGCTGATCTCGGCATCGGCCGGAGCCTGCCTCGCGCTTCGGCCATCGTCGGGATCATAGCCACCCTGGGCGGCACCGGTCATGACCGCAGTGGCGCAGCCGCTGATGGCGATGGTAGTGGTTACGGTAATTAACACCAGGAACACCCGGCGGATACAGTTCATCACGGTTCTCCAGATAACCCGAACGTGCCGGGAAAAAAACAGCCCCTACCAGTGGAAAATACCAACCAAAGCCGATTTTCACCCAGAAGCCGGGTTCCTGCGGCTCATGGATTCCCCCAGCCGCCACCGCCGGCGGAGATCACCGTGAGACGGTCGCCAACAGCCACCGAAAGGGTGGTCTTGCCGGGAAGCGGTTCACCATTGAGGAGATTTTCCCCCGCCTTCCCCTCGCCGCCCCCGGCCAGGCCCCAAGGGCTGCGCCTGCGGCGTTCGGTCAGCAGGGTCACCTGCGCAGGTGCGAGAAACTCGAACTCACGAATCAGCCCCTCGCCACCCGGCCGTTCACCGACACCACCCGAGCCGCTTCGCACCTCATAACGGCTGACCCGCAGCGGATGAGCCATCTCCAGCACTTCGATTGGGGTATTGAGGGTATTGGTCATGTGCGTCTGAACGGCCGATAGACCGCCCCCAAGGGCGCCTGCGCCCATGCCGCCGCCCATGGTTTCATAGTAATCCCAGTAATTGCCCGTATCGCGCGCGCCCATGGCTACATTGTTCATGGAGCCGTGGCTGGCGGCGGGAATACGCTCGGGGATAGCGCCGGCCAGCGCCCCGCAGACGGCGTCGACGACGCGGCTGCTGGTCTCCACATTGCCTGCAGCCACCGCCGCCGGCCGCTGCGCATTCAACAGGGAGCCTTCAGGGGCCTCCAGGGTAATGGAGC
Coding sequences within it:
- a CDS encoding N-acetylglutaminylglutamine amidotransferase yields the protein MCGICGELRFDGQPPDLGRLGRMLHRLERRGPDHEGSYSDGPLAFGHRRLSIIDLSERSDQPMHDAELELVVVFNGTIYNYPELRRELQGAGFRFFSDGDTEVILKAYAAWGEQCVERLHGMFAFAVWDIRRQRLFLARDRFGIKPLYYALADGELRFASNTQALLASGGVDRDIDPVGLHHQFTLHAVIPAPRTILKGIRKLAPGTSMSIDTEGGVRERRYWDLYASRPPVPRSEEEWLEAIHESLRNSVRRRLEVADVPVGVLLSGGLDSSLLVALLAEQGVEDILTFSVGFEDQPEEKGSEFEFSDLVVEEYGTRHHKYNIPNEQVLTRLPEAVEQMAEPMVGQDAVAFYLLGERVSQEVKVVQSGQGADEVFGGYFWYPLMDAESGSDLERFARHYFDRPHEEFLEMVTPAFRGGDYTSQSIERLLAAPGADTFIDRVLRMDVTTLIVDDPVKRVDNMTMAWGLEARVPFLDHELVELAMQAPPSMKLGPNGDDHKYALKRIARGLVPDAVIDRPKGYFPMPALKYVRGDFLDFMHDILDSQACRERGVFDRAYVEKLFAEPDRHFTRLRGSKLWHLALLELWLQRNVDAAVH
- a CDS encoding BON domain-containing protein — encoded protein: MNCIRRVFLVLITVTTTIAISGCATAVMTGAAQGGYDPDDGRSARQAPADAEISAAVTRALVHHPQIPAMPITVRTERGRVTLSGKVPDRDTARRAARLAAAVPGVESVRNLLRVEQR